The following are encoded together in the Bradymonas sediminis genome:
- a CDS encoding FHA domain-containing protein, with protein MPIRLSVVSADGADPRFIEFDTPSIRIGREADCDLRLPFPAVSGYHCTIFSEDGQRYLIRDDGSTNGTRVNGKLLATQTPETLTANACVKVGGVRIDINTNPLEDNALPVAHTGTLVRMMLSETVSDASAERACITVVRGPKKGESIFLPDEFDSITISDEPTALFYIPKLAVPLRIRPEDDGFAITTLDDLDAPGASRHRVTVNGEPLEGSYHLASEDRIEVGRCVLRFFDPLEAMLVELDAQSSTARSPEEPADLKGTTMANQAVEDNASLLAPPPEPERDAPEARGLARSWGLIEMLLIAFSAMMIASVGYLFYLMLR; from the coding sequence ATGCCCATCAGACTCTCCGTAGTTTCAGCCGACGGCGCCGACCCACGCTTTATCGAGTTCGACACGCCCAGCATCCGCATCGGGCGCGAGGCCGACTGCGACCTTCGCCTGCCCTTCCCCGCCGTTTCTGGCTACCATTGCACCATCTTTAGCGAAGACGGCCAGCGCTACCTTATTCGGGATGACGGGAGCACCAACGGCACCCGGGTCAACGGGAAATTATTGGCCACCCAAACCCCCGAGACGCTCACGGCCAACGCGTGCGTAAAGGTGGGCGGCGTGCGTATCGACATCAACACCAACCCGCTGGAAGACAACGCCCTTCCGGTCGCGCATACCGGAACCCTGGTGCGAATGATGCTCTCGGAGACCGTGAGCGACGCGAGCGCGGAGCGCGCGTGTATTACGGTGGTGCGCGGGCCCAAAAAAGGAGAGTCGATCTTTCTGCCCGATGAGTTCGACTCGATCACCATCTCCGATGAGCCGACCGCGCTCTTCTATATCCCAAAGCTCGCGGTTCCGCTGAGGATTCGGCCCGAGGATGACGGCTTCGCGATCACGACCCTCGACGACCTGGACGCGCCGGGTGCCTCACGCCACCGCGTCACGGTCAACGGCGAGCCGCTGGAGGGCAGCTATCACCTGGCCTCCGAGGACCGCATCGAAGTCGGCCGCTGCGTCTTGCGCTTCTTCGACCCGCTCGAAGCGATGCTCGTCGAGCTGGACGCCCAGAGTTCGACGGCACGCTCCCCGGAGGAACCTGCCGACCTCAAGGGCACCACCATGGCCAACCAGGCCGTTGAGGACAACGCGTCGCTCCTCGCCCCACCACCCGAACCTGAGCGCGACGCCCCAGAAGCCCGTGGACTGGCGCGCAGCTGGGGGCTCATTGAGATGCTCCTGATTGCGTTTAGCGCGATGATGATCGCCTCGGTGGGCTATCTATTCTACCTGATGCTTAGATAG
- the frr gene encoding ribosome recycling factor, protein MDNLVLDELKSGYEATIRGLRNSLAKIRTGRANTSMLDSIRVDYYGQPTPLAQVCTLKVADPRLITLNPWEKSVIPDIERAIASSDLGLNPSNDGNIIRIPIPALTGERRQDLVRMARREAEDHKISLRNERRDANDQLKALEKNSEISEDQLHRAFSKVDALTEKYTKMIDEIVAEKETDILEI, encoded by the coding sequence ATGGATAATCTCGTATTAGATGAATTGAAATCGGGCTACGAGGCGACAATCCGTGGTCTAAGAAATTCGTTGGCAAAGATTCGCACCGGTCGTGCAAATACGAGCATGCTCGACAGCATCCGGGTCGATTATTATGGGCAGCCGACGCCGCTGGCGCAGGTCTGCACCCTGAAGGTCGCCGACCCGCGCCTCATCACGCTGAATCCCTGGGAGAAATCAGTGATTCCGGATATTGAGCGCGCGATCGCCTCATCGGACCTGGGCCTTAACCCGTCGAACGATGGCAATATTATTCGGATCCCGATTCCGGCGCTCACCGGTGAGCGTCGCCAGGATTTGGTGCGCATGGCCCGTCGCGAGGCCGAGGACCACAAGATCTCGCTGCGCAATGAGCGCCGTGACGCCAATGACCAGTTGAAGGCCCTGGAGAAGAACTCGGAGATTTCCGAGGACCAGCTGCACCGGGCGTTCTCCAAGGTCGACGCCTTGACCGAAAAATATACGAAGATGATTGACGAGATCGTGGCCGAGAAAGAGACCGATATCTTGGAGATCTGA
- the pyrH gene encoding UMP kinase, producing the protein MEKPKFQRVLIKLSGEALQGNQGYGICPDTLDLVADQICELSELGIEVGIVIGGGNIFRGVAGSTAGMDRTSADYMGMLATVINGLALQDAFESRGVPTRVQTALEIKEVAEPYIRRRAMRHLEKGRVVIFGAGTGNPYFTTDTAAALRAMEIRASVILKGTKVDGVYDSDPVENPEATMFDRLTYLDVLSKNLRVMDSTAISLCMDNKLPIIVFNLRKRGNMKAVIFGEDIGTLIVDKDSTLSRD; encoded by the coding sequence ATGGAAAAACCAAAATTTCAGCGCGTACTTATCAAGCTCTCGGGCGAGGCGCTCCAGGGCAACCAGGGCTACGGTATCTGCCCGGACACTCTTGATTTGGTCGCCGACCAGATCTGCGAGCTCAGCGAGCTTGGGATCGAAGTTGGGATTGTGATCGGGGGCGGCAATATCTTTCGCGGCGTCGCCGGTAGCACCGCCGGCATGGACCGCACTTCCGCAGACTATATGGGTATGCTCGCCACCGTGATCAACGGCCTGGCGTTGCAAGACGCGTTCGAGTCGCGCGGGGTCCCCACGCGCGTGCAGACCGCGCTGGAGATCAAAGAGGTCGCCGAGCCCTATATTCGTCGACGCGCCATGCGCCATCTGGAGAAGGGTCGGGTTGTCATCTTCGGCGCCGGCACCGGGAATCCGTACTTCACCACCGACACCGCTGCGGCGCTGCGCGCCATGGAGATCCGGGCCTCGGTCATTCTCAAGGGCACCAAGGTCGACGGCGTGTACGATAGCGACCCGGTCGAGAACCCCGAGGCGACGATGTTTGATCGCTTGACGTATTTGGATGTGTTATCCAAGAATCTCCGCGTCATGGACTCAACCGCGATCAGCCTGTGTATGGACAATAAGCTGCCGATTATCGTATTTAATCTGCGCAAGCGCGGGAATATGAAGGCCGTCATCTTCGGCGAAGATATCGGTACCCTCATCGTCGACAAAGATAGTACATTGAGCCGCGATTAA
- a CDS encoding ATP-binding protein produces MGEEIQADNTRAPRAWAGEFIGRVAELEAFHQLSASGASLITVCGAPGAGKTRFVCEILSRGLLREHHSAPVFIDLSDAASGADALDLVARTLAAGSSGGRSAALEHPLVGATARYIILDTVEHLIEPLSALLIEWRAIAPQVGFVLTSREPLHLAAERIFQLDPLTPADAADLLIARAYQGVDGPGESEFGDITAKIRELVARLDYLPLAIELAAEHARTLPISEIIERLGDSFDLLRSRRRDVKGRHKSLRAALQWSWDTLGAIEKQVLAQSSVFCGGFTLKAAMRVIEARAGAGQLDVAQVLDRLVDKSLLRVASEPGAPAARYRHFHFSRAYFRAFWTTGQGFEGAASEPITEARDALHRRHASFFLKEGEAHLGLAKTCAAMTCGAWLNAEAENLRVLFERASRWPGHAERLQAARLLDEHHRCSGAVELHEELLDDAVDIAIAAGDASWQAEFLRRRGRLRGQRGQFSKAKVDYEQALALGDAGEDAEFIAWTRFESGELARQRGDIDRALAEFGRAEDLAASTEQWGLLRSVLAHQASCDVDRGDFARARQRINRLHAISETDDLRAEADLYRRLAYVHYYLGEFVEQQQLNEHALELARRLGDRRQLAACAQGLADSYFADSNFDKAIALYRDALEIHRELGDEHLEGILLGNLGGAYHRREDFDAAQEAYRRSLRIHRGSRATPYLAVTTSALGVLEHEQSRVAQARAHYAQACELFELLDQASDVASVLLYRGWLSLEVGSQASAEGYFERAQELFGRHEADVGWQAVAGASLAVLRAMQAKPQAYTGLLERAHLRVRAFPDSLERSLVNGLTLLVRALVAQDGAGFGEDLCAAWAQDNSLRLRSLHARLIQRLMRRLPEVLGAESGLQEISSAHATVAPALAEAVATIHADGSGFEVPGFEPADLRRRRSLRLILAELARRHQRDDTEGFGVFDAFDVGWPGEAVEPEVAAGRVYWAIRTLRGLGLEDYLVTVDDGYMLASSSRILIK; encoded by the coding sequence ATGGGAGAAGAAATTCAGGCAGATAATACCCGGGCGCCCCGAGCATGGGCGGGCGAATTCATCGGGCGGGTCGCGGAGTTGGAGGCGTTTCACCAACTCTCCGCGTCGGGGGCCTCGCTGATCACCGTGTGCGGCGCTCCCGGCGCGGGAAAGACCCGGTTTGTGTGTGAGATTCTAAGCCGCGGCCTTCTTCGAGAGCATCATAGCGCTCCGGTGTTTATCGACTTGAGCGATGCAGCCTCAGGGGCGGATGCGCTTGACCTGGTAGCGCGCACGCTCGCCGCCGGATCATCAGGTGGCCGGAGTGCCGCGCTCGAGCACCCGCTCGTCGGGGCCACCGCGCGATATATCATCTTGGATACGGTGGAACACCTCATCGAGCCGCTATCGGCGCTGCTCATTGAGTGGCGTGCGATCGCCCCCCAGGTTGGCTTCGTTCTGACCTCGCGCGAACCGCTGCACCTGGCCGCCGAGCGCATATTTCAGCTCGACCCGCTGACTCCTGCCGACGCTGCGGATCTGTTGATTGCGCGGGCATACCAGGGCGTCGACGGACCGGGGGAGTCCGAATTTGGCGATATAACCGCCAAGATTCGAGAGCTCGTGGCGCGGCTCGATTATTTGCCGCTGGCGATTGAGCTCGCCGCCGAACACGCAAGAACGCTGCCGATTTCGGAGATCATCGAGCGCCTCGGCGACTCTTTCGACCTCTTACGGAGTCGCCGAAGGGACGTTAAAGGGCGCCATAAATCCCTCCGAGCTGCGCTGCAATGGTCATGGGACACGCTTGGCGCTATCGAAAAACAGGTCCTCGCCCAATCCTCGGTATTTTGTGGCGGGTTTACGCTAAAGGCCGCCATGCGGGTGATCGAAGCGCGGGCCGGGGCGGGGCAATTGGACGTCGCGCAGGTATTGGATCGCCTGGTCGACAAGTCCCTGCTTCGGGTTGCCTCGGAGCCGGGCGCGCCGGCCGCCCGCTATCGGCATTTTCACTTTAGCCGGGCTTATTTTCGCGCCTTTTGGACCACCGGCCAGGGGTTTGAGGGGGCGGCATCCGAGCCGATCACTGAGGCCCGCGATGCCCTGCATCGACGTCACGCGAGCTTCTTTCTTAAGGAGGGCGAGGCCCACCTCGGGCTGGCAAAAACCTGCGCCGCGATGACGTGCGGGGCTTGGCTCAATGCCGAGGCTGAGAATTTGCGCGTGCTCTTCGAGCGCGCATCCCGGTGGCCGGGACACGCCGAACGCCTGCAAGCTGCGCGTCTTTTGGATGAGCACCACCGATGTTCGGGGGCAGTCGAGCTGCACGAGGAATTGCTCGATGATGCCGTCGATATCGCCATCGCTGCGGGGGACGCGTCTTGGCAGGCTGAGTTCTTGCGCCGGCGCGGGCGCCTTCGGGGCCAACGCGGGCAATTCAGCAAGGCCAAGGTCGACTACGAGCAAGCGCTCGCCCTGGGCGACGCCGGCGAGGACGCCGAGTTCATCGCGTGGACCCGATTTGAGAGCGGCGAGCTTGCGCGCCAGCGCGGAGATATTGACCGCGCACTCGCAGAGTTCGGTCGCGCCGAGGATTTAGCCGCGTCAACTGAGCAGTGGGGTCTGCTTCGCAGCGTGCTGGCACATCAGGCGAGTTGCGATGTGGACCGCGGGGATTTCGCCCGCGCGCGCCAGCGGATCAACCGGCTCCACGCGATCAGCGAAACCGACGATCTTCGCGCCGAGGCGGACCTCTATCGGCGGTTGGCCTACGTTCATTATTACCTCGGGGAGTTCGTGGAGCAGCAGCAGCTTAATGAGCATGCGCTTGAGCTGGCGCGCAGACTCGGCGACCGCCGCCAACTCGCGGCCTGCGCCCAGGGGTTGGCCGACAGCTATTTCGCCGACTCAAATTTTGACAAGGCGATCGCGTTATATCGTGACGCCTTGGAGATCCACCGGGAGTTAGGCGACGAGCATCTTGAAGGGATTTTGTTGGGTAATCTTGGGGGCGCCTACCACCGGCGAGAGGACTTTGACGCCGCCCAGGAGGCGTATCGCCGAAGTCTTCGAATTCACCGGGGCTCCCGCGCTACACCCTATCTGGCGGTGACGACTTCGGCGCTCGGGGTGCTTGAGCACGAGCAATCCCGGGTGGCCCAGGCGCGGGCGCATTATGCGCAGGCCTGCGAGCTATTTGAGCTGCTGGACCAGGCATCCGACGTCGCCTCCGTGCTGCTCTACCGAGGTTGGCTTTCGCTCGAAGTTGGCTCCCAGGCCAGCGCAGAGGGTTATTTTGAGCGGGCGCAGGAGCTCTTTGGCCGGCATGAAGCGGACGTGGGCTGGCAGGCAGTAGCGGGCGCATCGTTGGCGGTATTGCGCGCGATGCAAGCCAAGCCGCAGGCTTATACCGGGCTGCTTGAGCGCGCGCATCTTCGGGTGCGCGCGTTCCCCGACTCGCTTGAGCGCAGCCTGGTCAACGGCCTGACGCTTCTGGTGAGGGCGCTGGTCGCCCAGGATGGCGCGGGTTTTGGCGAGGACCTGTGCGCGGCGTGGGCGCAGGACAACTCGCTGCGCCTTCGCTCCCTTCACGCGCGGCTTATTCAGCGGTTGATGCGGCGGCTGCCCGAGGTCTTGGGGGCCGAGTCGGGGCTGCAGGAGATTTCGAGCGCGCACGCAACCGTCGCGCCGGCGCTGGCCGAAGCGGTGGCGACGATCCACGCCGATGGCAGCGGCTTTGAGGTCCCTGGCTTTGAGCCGGCGGACTTGCGCCGGCGTCGCTCGCTGCGCCTTATCCTGGCCGAACTCGCGCGGCGCCACCAGCGCGACGACACCGAGGGGTTCGGGGTCTTTGATGCCTTCGACGTGGGATGGCCAGGCGAGGCGGTGGAGCCGGAGGTCGCAGCCGGGCGGGTTTATTGGGCGATCCGCACGCTGCGCGGCCTTGGGCTTGAGGACTATCTTGTGACCGTGGATGACGGCTATATGCTTGCTTCGTCGTCTCGGATTTTGATAAAATAA
- a CDS encoding MlaD family protein has translation MQKKETSIEVKVGALVLFSLTLLVGFVLILGDFSFSDGFTLHVDFDNAGGLKPGAEVAIAGISVGNVQELKFQPTEKKEDPSKPAVGVRATLRIDKEYADSLRVDNNFFISTRGVLGEPYIEIETVSLDTALLEEGAVVQGTQPPRLDVIVRKASGLLDTVQDLLTDPSMPTKDLLGNAASLMGHLDELIVDNRENIDETVNNTRMTTEEAAKLLAALNFAVDDGKGVQQMLRDAQTTASRARSISTKVDGKIAPLLDDATVTAENARVISDSAKRLLADNEQKIQDSVDNVHASTENIEAASGSANSIIARIEEGEGTVGRVLADREMYDDVKEILRTIKRQPWKILWKE, from the coding sequence ATGCAGAAAAAAGAAACCTCTATTGAAGTCAAGGTTGGAGCCCTGGTGCTCTTCTCCCTCACCCTCTTGGTCGGTTTTGTACTGATTTTGGGAGACTTCTCGTTCTCCGACGGTTTTACGCTCCACGTCGACTTCGATAATGCCGGCGGCCTCAAACCCGGCGCCGAAGTCGCGATCGCTGGCATCAGCGTCGGCAACGTGCAGGAGCTCAAATTCCAGCCCACCGAGAAGAAGGAAGATCCCAGCAAGCCGGCGGTCGGCGTGCGCGCGACGCTGCGCATCGACAAGGAATATGCCGACTCCCTGCGGGTGGACAATAACTTCTTCATCAGCACCCGCGGCGTGCTCGGCGAGCCGTATATCGAGATCGAAACGGTCTCGTTGGACACGGCTCTGCTTGAGGAAGGCGCGGTCGTCCAGGGCACCCAGCCGCCCCGCCTCGACGTCATCGTGCGCAAGGCCTCCGGGTTGCTCGACACGGTCCAAGACCTGCTGACCGACCCGTCGATGCCCACCAAAGATCTGCTGGGGAACGCGGCGTCGCTGATGGGCCACCTCGATGAGCTCATCGTCGACAACCGCGAGAATATCGACGAGACCGTCAATAATACCCGCATGACCACCGAAGAGGCCGCCAAATTGCTGGCCGCGCTGAACTTCGCGGTCGACGACGGGAAAGGCGTGCAGCAAATGCTTCGGGACGCGCAGACCACCGCCTCGCGTGCGCGCAGCATCTCGACCAAGGTCGACGGCAAGATCGCCCCGCTGCTCGACGACGCGACGGTCACCGCCGAGAACGCCCGCGTGATCAGCGACTCGGCCAAGCGCTTGCTCGCCGATAATGAGCAGAAGATTCAGGACTCCGTCGACAATGTTCACGCGAGCACTGAGAATATCGAGGCCGCCTCGGGCAGCGCAAACTCCATCATCGCGCGCATCGAAGAAGGCGAAGGCACGGTCGGCCGGGTCCTGGCAGACCGCGAGATGTACGACGACGTCAAGGAGATCTTGCGGACGATCAAGCGCCAGCCCTGGAAGATCCTCTGGAAGGAATAG